Proteins encoded within one genomic window of Gammaproteobacteria bacterium:
- a CDS encoding PIG-L family deacetylase, producing the protein MSGGGAMTVADAAYPGPGGPGRPAFGPLSRLLVVAPHPDDETIAAAGLMQAARQAGATVRVWLLTDGDNNPWPQRWVERRWRIDDGARRRWGRRRRAESMEALQRMGFDPAAVLQPFGWPDGGLTDRFIADPGGLMILLQRELSAFSPTDLVIPAVTDRHPDHGTAGLLMTLAARQAGLAQRVLSYRIHGGRPAEAALAWELDDSQWASKQRAMTAYATQSALSASRLRRMAGRREVFRSDPFWPWPGRVPVTRLEPGPGGGSLVFDLGWPARVLARQRLLVVAAPPGGTPTVRVIAGPALAALARRQAGGIRLTVQGLATENCHTFLKLEPLRRGPWIFDRCPWLGLPAQGAPTTDTRDPIP; encoded by the coding sequence ATGAGCGGTGGTGGCGCCATGACCGTTGCGGATGCTGCATATCCCGGCCCGGGCGGCCCGGGAAGGCCGGCATTCGGCCCCCTGTCGCGGCTGCTCGTGGTCGCGCCCCATCCCGACGACGAAACCATCGCCGCTGCGGGCCTCATGCAGGCCGCACGCCAGGCAGGGGCCACGGTGCGCGTGTGGCTGCTCACGGATGGCGACAACAATCCCTGGCCGCAGCGCTGGGTGGAGCGACGCTGGCGGATCGACGACGGGGCGCGCCGGCGATGGGGCCGGCGCCGTCGCGCGGAATCCATGGAGGCGCTGCAGCGGATGGGGTTCGATCCGGCCGCGGTCCTGCAGCCCTTCGGCTGGCCGGACGGGGGCCTCACCGATCGCTTCATTGCGGATCCCGGCGGCCTGATGATCTTGCTGCAGCGCGAGCTGAGCGCGTTCTCACCCACCGACCTGGTGATCCCGGCCGTGACGGACAGGCACCCGGACCATGGGACGGCGGGGCTGCTGATGACCCTGGCAGCCCGCCAGGCGGGGCTCGCCCAGCGCGTGCTGTCCTACCGTATCCACGGCGGGCGGCCAGCGGAGGCCGCCCTGGCATGGGAGCTGGACGACAGCCAGTGGGCGTCGAAGCAGCGGGCGATGACGGCTTATGCCACCCAGTCGGCCCTGTCGGCTTCCCGGCTGCGCCGCATGGCCGGCCGCCGGGAAGTCTTCCGGTCTGACCCGTTCTGGCCCTGGCCGGGCCGGGTCCCGGTCACCCGCCTGGAGCCGGGACCCGGTGGCGGCAGCCTGGTCTTCGACCTGGGATGGCCAGCCCGGGTCCTTGCCCGCCAGCGCCTGCTGGTGGTGGCTGCCCCGCCCGGTGGCACGCCGACCGTCCGCGTGATCGCCGGCCCGGCGCTGGCCGCCCTGGCCCGGCGCCAGGCCGGCGGAATCCGGTTGACGGTGCAGGGACTCGCCACGGAAAATTGTCATACCTTCCTGAAACTCGAGCCGCTGCGGCGTGGTCCATGGATCTTCGACCGCTGCCCGTGGCTCGGGCTTCCGGCGCAAGGCGCGCCAACGACAGATACCAGAGACCCTATTCCGTGA
- a CDS encoding elongation factor G: MAVSQELHATHQLRNIALLGPTGAGKTTLLEAMLAHTGMIREPGSLGRGTTVSDFTPQERRLGHSLDTAVCHLRHDGVLMNLIDTPGNPDLIGRAISVLAAADTAALVLNAQAGVDTVARRLMDLAASRRLCRLVIINRIDADGGQLAAMLEQVRAAFGRECLPLNLPADGGRAVADCFFSLSDRQPDFSSVAAAHTAMVDQVVELDEDLMRLYLEQGEAIDAGQLHDPFERALRDGHLVPVCFVSAVTGAGLRQLLQILARLMPDPTEGNSPEFLQGEGGQARPVRVSADPQAHFIGHVFKVKIDPYVGRLGVFRVHQGRVRPGDTVFIGDRRKGFKVTHLLRLQGSQAMEIPQAVPGDIAAVSKIDDLAFDVVLHASHDEDQFHLRPTLLPAPMHGLAIEPARRGAEKKLADALHRITAEDPSLRLEFVAGGSETVLRGLGDLHLRLVLERVQEEAGIEVKTRPPRIAYRETVTRAAQGHCRHKKQTGGAGQFGEVFLRVEPLVRGSGFEFVDEVVGGAIPGQFIPAVEKGVRQVLAEGALSGHPIEDLRVTVYDGKHHSVDSKEVAFIAAGRKAFLDAFAKAGPIVLEPVARVEITTPPEFVGDISGHLAGHRGRINGNQAASGSEITIAAEVPEAELLDYQARLKSLTGGKGSFTLRFDHYAMVPPAVQKTLVEVFRPRAEE; encoded by the coding sequence ATGGCAGTCAGCCAGGAGCTTCACGCCACGCACCAGCTGCGCAACATCGCGCTGCTGGGTCCGACGGGTGCCGGCAAGACCACGCTGCTCGAGGCCATGCTGGCGCACACCGGCATGATCCGCGAACCCGGCAGCCTCGGCCGCGGCACCACGGTCTCCGACTTCACGCCCCAGGAGCGCCGCCTCGGCCATTCGCTGGACACGGCCGTGTGCCACCTGCGCCATGACGGCGTGCTGATGAACCTCATCGATACGCCGGGCAACCCGGACCTCATCGGTCGGGCGATCAGCGTGCTGGCGGCCGCCGATACCGCAGCCCTGGTGCTCAACGCGCAGGCCGGGGTCGATACCGTGGCGCGCCGGCTGATGGACCTGGCCGCGAGCCGGCGACTGTGCCGCCTGGTGATCATCAACCGCATCGACGCCGATGGCGGCCAGCTGGCCGCCATGCTCGAGCAGGTGCGCGCGGCTTTCGGCCGAGAATGCCTGCCGCTCAACCTGCCGGCCGATGGTGGCAGGGCGGTTGCCGACTGCTTCTTTTCCCTGTCCGACAGGCAGCCGGACTTCTCCAGCGTGGCAGCGGCGCACACCGCCATGGTCGACCAGGTGGTGGAGCTCGACGAGGACCTCATGCGCCTGTACCTGGAACAGGGCGAGGCCATCGATGCCGGGCAGCTGCACGATCCCTTCGAGCGCGCCCTGCGGGATGGCCACCTCGTTCCGGTCTGCTTTGTTTCGGCGGTGACCGGCGCGGGGCTACGCCAGCTGCTGCAGATCCTCGCGCGGCTGATGCCCGATCCCACCGAGGGCAATTCCCCGGAGTTCCTGCAGGGCGAGGGTGGCCAGGCGCGGCCGGTGCGCGTGAGTGCCGATCCGCAGGCTCATTTCATCGGCCATGTGTTCAAGGTGAAGATCGATCCCTACGTAGGCCGTCTCGGCGTGTTCCGTGTCCACCAGGGCCGGGTGCGGCCAGGCGACACGGTGTTCATCGGCGATCGGCGCAAGGGCTTCAAGGTCACGCATCTCCTGCGGCTGCAGGGCAGCCAGGCGATGGAGATCCCGCAGGCCGTGCCCGGCGACATCGCCGCGGTGTCGAAGATCGACGACCTGGCGTTCGACGTGGTGCTGCATGCCAGTCACGACGAGGACCAGTTCCACCTGCGCCCGACTCTGCTGCCGGCGCCCATGCACGGCCTGGCCATAGAGCCGGCGCGGCGTGGCGCGGAGAAGAAGCTCGCCGATGCGCTGCACCGGATCACCGCCGAGGACCCGAGCCTGCGGCTGGAGTTCGTGGCCGGCGGCAGCGAGACGGTGCTGCGTGGCCTCGGCGACCTGCACCTGCGGCTGGTGCTGGAGCGGGTGCAGGAGGAGGCCGGCATCGAGGTGAAGACACGCCCGCCGCGCATTGCCTACCGCGAGACCGTGACGCGCGCGGCGCAAGGCCACTGCCGCCACAAGAAGCAGACCGGCGGCGCCGGCCAGTTCGGCGAGGTGTTCCTGCGCGTCGAGCCGCTGGTGCGCGGCAGCGGCTTCGAGTTCGTCGACGAGGTGGTGGGCGGTGCCATTCCCGGCCAGTTCATCCCGGCGGTGGAGAAAGGCGTGCGCCAGGTGCTGGCGGAGGGTGCCCTGTCTGGACATCCCATCGAGGACCTGCGGGTGACCGTCTACGACGGCAAGCACCACAGCGTCGACTCCAAGGAGGTGGCCTTCATTGCCGCGGGCCGCAAGGCCTTCCTCGACGCATTTGCAAAGGCGGGCCCCATCGTGCTGGAGCCGGTGGCGCGGGTGGAGATCACCACGCCGCCCGAGTTCGTCGGCGATATTTCCGGCCACCTGGCGGGGCACCGCGGGCGCATCAACGGCAACCAGGCCGCCAGCGGCAGCGAGATCACCATCGCCGCCGAGGTGCCGGAGGCGGAGCTCCTCGACTACCAGGCGCGGCTGAAGTCCCTGACCGGCGGCAAGGGCAGCTTCACGCTGCGCTTCGATCACTACGCCATGGTGCCCCCCGCCGTGCAGAAGACCCTGGTGGAGGTCTTCCGCCCGCGGGCGGAGGAGTGA
- the fusA gene encoding elongation factor G, translated as MPRTTPLSDIRNIGIIAHVDAGKTTTTERILYYTGRKHTMVDVHDTKDLKSSTTTDYLEQEQKRGITIQSAAVSAFWKGKKLNVIDTPGHVDFTIEVNRSLRVLDGAIVVFDGVAGVEPQSETNWRLADNYNVPRICYVNKMDRSGAGFLRCVDMIRKRLGARPLPIYLPIGSEDNFKGMIDLVQNKALVWTSEDRDAKWDVLDVTPDLADKLGITVPSDRAIIADAGKYRTQLVDTCLEMDDAAMEAYLEGEDPSIDTIKKCLRKGTITGAFNPVLCGSSYKNRGVQQVLDAVVDYLPAPTDVAAIKTVDADGNATGECQNSDDAPFAALAFKVINDAYGALTFCRVYSGVLTKGMSVTNTTRGKREKIGRMVEMFAKEANPIEEARAGDIIALVSLAETDTGDTLCDAAHPVVLERMRFPDPVISVSVKPKVKGDQEKFGNALGKMVRADPSLRLETDRETGQTILRGMGELHLDVTLDRMRTEYGVEGEMGKPQVAYRETITKPIAEQYVHKKQTGGSGQFAEVWITFEPLPRGSGFEFVDETVGGSVPKEYVPSVEKGLRMQMEDGVLAHFPTVDFRARLTDGSYHDVDSNALTFEIAAKACFREAVRKASPILLEPVMKVETVSPGDYLGDVIGDMNRRRGAIQEQVERGTNIAVVANVPLSEMFGYIGQLRSMTSGRASFTMEFSHYDPVPKNVADAVIAEVAAARKS; from the coding sequence ACATCCGCAACATCGGCATCATCGCCCACGTCGATGCCGGCAAGACCACGACCACCGAGCGCATCCTGTACTACACGGGACGCAAGCACACCATGGTCGACGTGCACGACACCAAGGACCTGAAGTCCTCGACCACCACCGATTACCTCGAGCAGGAGCAGAAGCGCGGCATCACCATCCAGTCCGCCGCCGTATCGGCGTTCTGGAAGGGCAAGAAGCTCAACGTCATCGACACCCCCGGGCACGTCGATTTCACCATCGAGGTGAACCGCTCGCTGCGGGTGCTCGACGGCGCCATCGTCGTCTTCGACGGCGTGGCCGGCGTGGAACCGCAATCGGAGACCAACTGGCGCCTGGCCGACAACTACAACGTGCCGCGCATCTGCTACGTCAACAAGATGGACCGCAGCGGGGCGGGCTTCCTGCGTTGCGTCGACATGATCAGGAAGCGCCTGGGCGCGCGCCCGCTGCCGATCTACCTGCCGATCGGCTCCGAGGACAACTTCAAGGGCATGATCGACCTGGTGCAGAACAAGGCACTGGTCTGGACCTCCGAGGACCGCGACGCCAAGTGGGACGTCCTCGACGTCACTCCGGACCTCGCCGACAAGCTCGGCATTACCGTGCCCAGCGACCGCGCCATCATCGCCGACGCCGGCAAGTACCGCACCCAGCTCGTGGACACCTGCCTGGAGATGGATGACGCGGCGATGGAGGCCTATCTCGAAGGTGAGGACCCCTCGATCGACACCATCAAGAAGTGCCTGCGCAAGGGCACCATCACCGGCGCCTTCAATCCGGTGCTCTGCGGCTCCTCGTACAAGAACCGCGGCGTGCAGCAGGTGCTCGATGCCGTGGTCGACTACCTGCCGGCGCCGACCGATGTCGCTGCCATCAAGACCGTGGATGCCGACGGCAACGCCACCGGCGAGTGCCAGAACTCCGATGACGCGCCGTTCGCCGCGCTGGCATTCAAGGTCATCAACGATGCCTATGGCGCGCTGACCTTCTGCCGCGTGTACTCGGGGGTGCTGACCAAAGGCATGTCCGTCACCAATACCACCCGCGGCAAGCGCGAGAAGATCGGCCGCATGGTCGAGATGTTCGCCAAGGAGGCCAATCCCATCGAGGAGGCCCGCGCCGGGGACATCATCGCCCTGGTCTCGCTGGCCGAGACCGACACCGGCGACACGCTGTGCGATGCCGCCCACCCGGTGGTGCTCGAGCGCATGCGCTTCCCGGATCCCGTCATCAGTGTCTCGGTCAAGCCCAAGGTCAAGGGCGACCAGGAGAAGTTCGGCAACGCGCTCGGCAAGATGGTGCGTGCCGACCCGTCACTGCGCCTGGAAACCGACCGCGAGACCGGCCAGACGATCCTGCGCGGCATGGGCGAACTGCACCTCGACGTGACGCTGGACCGCATGCGCACCGAGTACGGGGTCGAGGGCGAGATGGGCAAGCCGCAGGTCGCCTACCGCGAGACCATCACCAAGCCGATCGCCGAGCAGTACGTCCACAAGAAGCAGACCGGCGGCTCCGGCCAGTTCGCCGAGGTCTGGATCACCTTCGAGCCGTTGCCGCGCGGCAGCGGCTTCGAGTTCGTCGACGAAACCGTCGGCGGCTCCGTGCCCAAGGAATACGTGCCCTCGGTCGAGAAGGGCCTGCGGATGCAGATGGAGGACGGCGTGCTGGCGCACTTCCCCACCGTGGACTTCCGCGCCCGCCTCACCGACGGCAGCTACCATGACGTGGACTCCAACGCGCTCACCTTCGAGATCGCCGCCAAGGCCTGCTTCCGCGAGGCGGTGCGCAAGGCCAGCCCGATCCTGCTCGAGCCGGTGATGAAGGTGGAGACCGTGAGCCCGGGTGACTACCTCGGCGACGTCATCGGCGACATGAACCGCCGCCGCGGCGCCATCCAGGAACAGGTCGAGCGCGGCACCAACATCGCCGTGGTGGCCAACGTGCCGCTGTCGGAGATGTTCGGCTACATCGGCCAGCTGCGCAGCATGACCAGCGGCCGCGCCTCGTTCACCATGGAGTTCTCGCACTACGATCCGGTGCCGAAGAACGTCGCCGACGCGGTGATCGCCGAAGTCGCGGCGGCAAGGAAGTCCTGA
- a CDS encoding DUF444 family protein, with amino-acid sequence MDLPSTFSGCSAGGEDWYELFSRGARDWLRHNEKLRRAVREKLPEVLGNAEMSGADPGRTVRVPVRFLEHYRFRLRDAEEAVGAGQGDVRPGDRLAQPGAAGQGQDKGEGGDGEGGLQLVLELKVDDIVDWLWEELELPNLQPRAGVTQDEEYQREGWSRRGVRSRLDRRRSMKESLKRRAVDPAGPAFTDEDLRFRQLVTRRQPATQAVVFFAMDVSSSMRDRDRQLAKTFFFWVVQGLRRQYSRLELVFVAHTVKAWEFPEAEFFQVRGSGGTVASSAFSLVSDAIAERYDPSRYNVYFFYGSDGENFKDDHEAAGAALEGITAVASFTGYVETPASEDRGLDTETAGLFRAQADAGRPVGSYALTGSESVWAAIRAFFRQQVAAGAG; translated from the coding sequence ATGGACCTGCCCTCGACATTCTCCGGCTGCAGCGCGGGCGGGGAGGACTGGTACGAGCTGTTCTCGCGCGGCGCGCGCGACTGGCTGCGACACAACGAGAAGCTTCGCCGCGCGGTGCGCGAGAAGCTGCCCGAGGTACTCGGTAATGCCGAGATGTCCGGCGCCGATCCTGGCCGTACCGTGCGGGTGCCGGTGCGCTTCCTCGAGCATTACCGCTTCCGGCTGCGCGATGCGGAGGAAGCGGTGGGCGCCGGCCAGGGCGATGTCAGGCCCGGTGACAGGCTGGCGCAGCCGGGGGCGGCTGGCCAGGGGCAGGACAAGGGCGAGGGCGGAGACGGCGAGGGTGGCCTGCAGCTGGTGCTCGAGCTCAAGGTGGACGACATCGTCGACTGGCTCTGGGAGGAGCTCGAGCTGCCCAACCTGCAGCCGCGCGCCGGCGTGACGCAGGACGAGGAGTACCAGCGCGAGGGCTGGAGCCGACGCGGCGTGCGCTCGCGCCTGGACCGGCGGCGATCCATGAAGGAAAGCCTCAAGCGCCGTGCCGTCGATCCGGCCGGACCGGCGTTCACCGACGAGGACCTGCGCTTCCGGCAACTGGTGACGCGCCGCCAGCCGGCCACCCAGGCCGTGGTGTTCTTCGCCATGGACGTGTCCTCCAGCATGCGCGACCGTGACCGCCAGCTCGCCAAGACCTTCTTCTTCTGGGTAGTGCAGGGCCTGCGGCGACAGTACTCGCGGCTCGAGCTGGTGTTCGTCGCCCACACGGTCAAGGCCTGGGAATTTCCCGAGGCGGAGTTCTTCCAGGTGCGCGGATCGGGCGGCACGGTGGCTTCCTCGGCGTTCTCGCTGGTCAGCGATGCCATCGCCGAGCGCTACGACCCGTCACGCTACAACGTCTACTTCTTCTACGGTTCCGACGGCGAGAACTTCAAGGACGACCACGAGGCCGCCGGTGCCGCCCTGGAGGGCATCACCGCGGTGGCGAGCTTCACCGGCTACGTCGAGACACCGGCCTCCGAGGACCGCGGCCTCGACACCGAGACCGCCGGGCTGTTCAGGGCGCAGGCCGATGCCGGTCGCCCGGTGGGCAGCTACGCCCTGACCGGCAGCGAATCGGTCTGGGCCGCGATCCGCGCCTTCTTCCGCCAGCAGGTCGCGGCGGGAGCAGGCTGA
- a CDS encoding SpoVR family protein gives MAAAIETYGRQLEELARAQGLDYFPVQFEEVPDSFMMEVAVYGLPVRMPHWSFGVRYIYQLIQHRMGHSRLFEVVFPGNPGRAYLARGNSLPENTLVVAHVLGHADFSRHNELFRRSQQEVGYRIVDQAADHARQIAGAIEEHGAGRVEQVLDAALALEAHIDVFRGLRREAYPEFASDPPVSDDTFRQRFHQLPGDERAAPAAEPRRRAPLPPHPEKDLLWFIARYAPELEGWERDIFLAVREESFYFYPVFACQIMNEGWASYWHARLLREADFIPQHEYLDAIKTHSDVVRPHAADRQASLAINPYHLGFRMWEAIMDNLGPRKAFEIRAQDDDFSFVRNYLTAELAEELKLFRYTASANGTVEVADRDINALRDAILAPKYNFGAPAVAVRGVATDGTLHLGHDHGSDGRGLDADRAARVLGYVQRVWRRPVRLETVDGRGEPCVIEAPAA, from the coding sequence GTGGCCGCCGCCATCGAAACCTACGGGCGCCAGCTCGAGGAACTGGCCCGTGCACAGGGCCTCGACTACTTCCCGGTGCAGTTCGAGGAAGTGCCCGACAGCTTCATGATGGAGGTGGCCGTATACGGGCTGCCGGTGCGGATGCCGCACTGGTCCTTCGGCGTGCGCTACATCTACCAGCTGATCCAGCATCGCATGGGCCACTCGCGCCTGTTCGAGGTGGTATTCCCCGGCAACCCGGGACGCGCCTACCTGGCACGGGGCAACAGCCTGCCGGAGAACACGCTGGTGGTGGCCCATGTGCTCGGCCATGCCGATTTCTCCCGCCACAACGAACTCTTCCGCCGCAGCCAGCAGGAAGTCGGCTACCGCATCGTCGACCAGGCCGCGGACCACGCCCGCCAGATCGCCGGCGCCATCGAGGAGCACGGCGCCGGCCGCGTCGAGCAGGTGCTCGACGCGGCGCTGGCACTGGAAGCGCACATCGATGTCTTCCGGGGATTGCGCCGCGAAGCCTACCCGGAGTTCGCCAGCGACCCGCCGGTGAGCGACGACACCTTCCGCCAGCGTTTCCATCAGCTGCCCGGGGACGAGCGTGCCGCGCCGGCCGCGGAGCCGCGGCGACGAGCGCCCTTGCCGCCGCACCCGGAGAAGGACCTGCTGTGGTTCATTGCCCGGTATGCGCCGGAGCTGGAGGGCTGGGAGCGCGACATCTTCCTGGCAGTACGCGAGGAATCGTTCTACTTCTATCCCGTGTTCGCCTGCCAGATCATGAACGAAGGCTGGGCCTCGTACTGGCATGCGCGCCTGCTGCGGGAAGCGGATTTCATTCCGCAGCACGAGTACCTCGATGCCATCAAGACGCATTCCGACGTGGTGCGCCCGCATGCCGCCGACCGGCAGGCCTCGCTCGCCATCAACCCGTATCACCTCGGCTTCCGCATGTGGGAGGCCATCATGGACAACCTCGGGCCGCGGAAGGCCTTCGAGATCCGCGCGCAGGATGACGACTTCAGCTTCGTGCGCAACTACCTCACTGCGGAGCTGGCCGAGGAACTGAAACTGTTCCGCTACACGGCGTCGGCGAACGGCACCGTGGAAGTGGCCGACCGGGACATCAACGCGCTGCGCGACGCCATCCTCGCGCCGAAATACAACTTCGGCGCCCCGGCCGTGGCGGTGCGTGGCGTGGCTACCGACGGCACGCTGCATCTCGGCCATGACCACGGCAGCGACGGCCGGGGCCTCGACGCCGACCGCGCCGCCCGCGTGCTCGGCTACGTGCAGCGCGTCTGGCGCCGGCCGGTGCGCCTGGAGACGGTCGATGGCCGGGGCGAGCCCTGCGTGATCGAGGCACCGGCTGCCTGA
- a CDS encoding glycosyltransferase family 2 protein, which produces MDLRPLPVARASGARRANDRYQRPYSVKLTLVIPALNEAATLRALLLDIGALDLDVIVVDDGSTDGTLDSIADLPVRTLRRAQRGGKGAALHDGFALALSLGADAVMTMDADGQHAAADIPRLMAAARQHPERIVIGARLIGRERQPRSRRRANAVADWFLSWACGHRVIDTQSGHRVYPRRAAALARACPASGFDFEAEILIEAAAHGITTVAVPIEARYAPGLRPSHFAPVADVLRITRLVAGRIIRGGLMLDHLWRLRGQHVEITSPP; this is translated from the coding sequence ATGGATCTTCGACCGCTGCCCGTGGCTCGGGCTTCCGGCGCAAGGCGCGCCAACGACAGATACCAGAGACCCTATTCCGTGAAGCTGACCCTGGTGATTCCCGCACTGAACGAGGCGGCGACGCTGCGTGCGCTGCTCCTCGACATCGGTGCACTGGATCTGGACGTCATCGTCGTGGACGACGGCTCCACCGATGGCACCCTGGACAGCATTGCCGACCTGCCGGTCCGGACCCTGCGGCGCGCGCAACGTGGCGGCAAGGGCGCCGCGCTGCATGACGGCTTCGCGCTGGCGCTCTCGCTGGGTGCCGACGCGGTGATGACCATGGACGCCGACGGCCAGCATGCGGCGGCCGACATCCCGCGGCTGATGGCGGCGGCGCGCCAGCACCCCGAGCGCATCGTCATCGGCGCGCGGCTGATCGGTCGCGAGCGCCAGCCGCGCTCGCGTCGACGTGCCAACGCAGTGGCGGACTGGTTCCTCTCCTGGGCCTGTGGCCACCGCGTCATCGACACGCAGAGCGGCCATCGCGTGTATCCGCGCCGGGCTGCGGCGCTGGCGCGCGCCTGCCCGGCATCCGGCTTCGACTTCGAGGCGGAGATCCTCATCGAGGCAGCCGCCCACGGCATCACCACGGTGGCGGTGCCGATCGAGGCCCGCTATGCGCCTGGCCTGCGGCCGAGCCATTTCGCCCCGGTCGCCGATGTGCTGCGCATCACGCGGCTGGTCGCCGGCCGCATCATCCGCGGCGGCCTGATGCTCGATCATCTCTGGCGGCTTCGCGGCCAGCACGTCGAGATCACCTCGCCGCCATGA